Sequence from the Bacillus thuringiensis genome:
GGAAGCAAGAATTGATATATGTAAGTTGCGCAAGGCGCGGCATAAGAAAGGGGCAAAAGGATGAAGGAGCTTCATACGTTTGGGTGGTATGCAGCACGTGTATCACCACATTTGCCGAAAAAGGCATTTAAACCAGTTCCTACTCGTCTGTTTGGTGGACTGGCTTATTTGCTTGTGGCATTGGCGGGGTTAATATCAATTGGTGTATTTGAATTGAATGTGTGGGCGAATCTAGGAATTGCGATTGTTCTTGGATTATGTTTTGCTTCACTTGGGTTTTTAGGGCATGAAATTTTACATGGAACTGTTGTAAGAAAGGCATGGCTGCGTGATTTCTTAGGAGCGATTGCATTTATGCCACTATCAACAGGTCCTAAACTTTGGAGAAAATGGCATAATGCAACGCATCACGTTCATACACAACATGAAGAGAATGATCCAGATGCATGGCCTACACTTGAGAAGCTTAAAAAGAGTAAGTTTTTGAGCTGGGTATATCGCATGCCTCTTCATGTACGTTCATTCTTTAGTTTTCTATCACTAACAATTCAATTTACATTGCATTCGACTCGAATGTTCTTTCATTTTATAAAAGAGTTCAAGTCATCCAATCAAAAATCTGTATGGCTTCAACTTCTTTTGCCTTGGACTGTTTGGATTAGTTTATTGTTTATTATGGGACCTGGAAAGTGGTTATTTGCATAT
This genomic interval carries:
- a CDS encoding fatty acid desaturase family protein; translated protein: MKELHTFGWYAARVSPHLPKKAFKPVPTRLFGGLAYLLVALAGLISIGVFELNVWANLGIAIVLGLCFASLGFLGHEILHGTVVRKAWLRDFLGAIAFMPLSTGPKLWRKWHNATHHVHTQHEENDPDAWPTLEKLKKSKFLSWVYRMPLHVRSFFSFLSLTIQFTLHSTRMFFHFIKEFKSSNQKSVWLQLLLPWTVWISLLFIMGPGKWLFAYVIPLLIANFIVMAYIATNHRLNPIVPVNDPLANCLSVTVPRWVDVLHFNFSYHTEHHLFPAMSSKYYPLVKEKIKEMWPERYHEMPMTKALAALWNTPRVYYQGSELVDPHREHFYGSLGNGLDPHNISYREEHIEEEESIKKANQ